The Streptomyces sp. NBC_01689 genome includes a window with the following:
- a CDS encoding catalase, with product MSKRVLTTESGAPVADNQNSATAGVGGPLLLQDQHLLEKLARFNRERIPERVVHARGSGAYGHFEVTDDVTDFTCADFLGTAGARTELFVRFSTVADSLGGADAVRDPRGFAVKFYTAEGNYDLVGNNTPVFFVQDPVKFPDFIHSQKRDPFTGRQEPDNVWDFWAHSPEATHQVTWLMGDRGIPASYRHMNGYGSHTYQWTNAAGEAFFVKYHFKTNQGVRSLSSEQARELAGRDTASHQTDLLQAIERGVHPSWTLYVQIMPAAEAADYRFNPFDVTKVWPHRDHPLRRVGRLVLDRNPDDVFAEVEQAAFSPNNFVPGIGPSPDKMLQGRLFAYADAQRHRLGVNHTLLAVNAPRATSARNYGRDGLMAPGGRGRAAKNYEPNSYDGPVETGRPLSAPLAVHGHTGTHEAPLHTKDDHFFQAGELYRLMSRDERSRLVANIADGLAQVSRDDVVEKNLAHFHAADPSYGDRVAEAVRALRED from the coding sequence ATGTCGAAGCGCGTGCTGACGACCGAGTCCGGCGCCCCGGTCGCCGACAACCAGAACTCCGCCACCGCAGGCGTCGGCGGCCCGCTGCTCCTCCAGGACCAGCACCTGCTGGAGAAGCTCGCCCGGTTCAACCGTGAGCGCATCCCGGAGCGTGTGGTGCACGCCCGCGGCTCGGGCGCGTACGGCCATTTCGAGGTGACCGACGACGTCACGGACTTCACCTGCGCCGACTTCCTCGGCACGGCAGGCGCCCGCACCGAGCTGTTCGTACGCTTCTCGACCGTGGCCGACAGCCTCGGCGGCGCGGACGCGGTCCGGGACCCGCGCGGCTTCGCGGTGAAGTTCTACACCGCGGAGGGCAATTACGACCTGGTCGGGAACAACACACCCGTCTTCTTCGTGCAGGACCCGGTCAAGTTCCCCGACTTCATCCACTCCCAGAAGCGCGACCCGTTCACCGGCAGGCAGGAACCCGACAACGTCTGGGACTTCTGGGCGCACTCCCCGGAGGCCACGCACCAGGTGACCTGGCTGATGGGCGACCGCGGCATCCCGGCCTCGTACCGTCACATGAACGGCTACGGCTCGCACACCTACCAGTGGACGAACGCCGCCGGGGAGGCCTTCTTCGTCAAGTACCACTTCAAGACGAACCAGGGAGTGCGCTCGCTGTCGAGCGAGCAGGCGCGGGAGCTCGCCGGCAGGGACACCGCCTCCCACCAGACGGACCTGCTGCAGGCCATCGAACGGGGTGTGCACCCGTCCTGGACGCTGTATGTGCAGATCATGCCCGCGGCGGAGGCGGCCGACTACCGCTTCAACCCCTTCGACGTCACCAAGGTGTGGCCGCACCGGGACCACCCGCTGCGCCGCGTGGGACGACTCGTCCTGGACCGCAACCCCGACGACGTCTTCGCCGAGGTCGAACAGGCCGCGTTCTCCCCGAACAACTTCGTCCCGGGCATCGGCCCCTCTCCCGACAAGATGCTCCAGGGCCGCCTGTTCGCGTACGCGGACGCCCAGCGCCACCGGCTGGGCGTGAACCACACACTGCTCGCGGTGAACGCGCCGAGGGCGACGTCCGCGCGGAACTACGGCCGCGACGGCCTCATGGCACCGGGCGGCCGGGGCCGTGCGGCGAAGAACTACGAACCCAACTCCTACGACGGCCCGGTCGAGACCGGCCGCCCGCTGTCGGCCCCGCTCGCGGTGCACGGTCACACGGGCACCCACGAGGCCCCGCTCCACACCAAGGACGACCACTTCTTCCAGGCCGGCGAGTTGTACCGGCTGATGTCGCGGGACGAGCGGTCCCGTCTCGTGGCGAACATCGCCGACGGCCTCGCGCAGGTCTCCCGGGACGACGTCGTCGAGAAGAACCTCGCCCACTTCCACGCGGCCGACCCGTCCTACGGCGACCGAGTGGCGGAGGCGGTCCGCGCCCTGCGCGAGGACTGA
- the gcl gene encoding glyoxylate carboligase: MARMTAARAAVEILKREGVSKAFGVPGAAINPFYAALRAAGGISHTLARHVEGASHMAEGYTRTHPGNIGVCVGTSGPAGTDMITGLYSALGDSIPILCVTGQAPTAVIHKEDFQAVDIASIARPVTKMAVTVLEAAQVPGVFQQAFHLMRSGRPGPVLIDLPVDVQQTEIEFDPETYEPLPAYRPSATRAQIEKAFSLLVASERPLIVAGGGVINADACELLVEFAELTGIPVVPTLMGWGVLPDDHELNAGMVGLQTSHRYGNATFLESDFVLGIGNRWANRHTGRLDVYTAGRTFVHVDIEPTQIGRIFAPDYGIASDAKAALELFVEVAREAGAAGRLPDRSDWAASAQEKRATLQRRTHFDDIPIKPQRVYEEMNKAFGPETRYVSTIGLSQIAGAQMLHVYRPRHWINCGQAGPLGWTVPAALGVALADPDAQVVALSGDYDFQFMIEELAVGAQHRIPYVHVLVNNSYLGLIRQAQRAFDIDFQVKLEFENVNSPELGVYGVDHVKVVEGLGCKAIRVTDPADLGAAFEQAKKLAAEFRVPVVVEAILERVTNISMSTTNDIGNVVEFEEIATEPAHAPTSIRTLKV, encoded by the coding sequence ATGGCTCGTATGACCGCTGCCCGCGCGGCAGTCGAGATCCTCAAGCGCGAGGGCGTCAGCAAGGCGTTCGGCGTCCCCGGCGCGGCGATCAACCCGTTCTACGCGGCCCTGCGGGCCGCCGGGGGGATCAGCCACACCCTCGCCCGGCACGTCGAGGGCGCCTCCCACATGGCGGAGGGCTACACCCGGACCCACCCGGGCAACATCGGCGTCTGCGTCGGCACGTCCGGACCGGCCGGCACCGACATGATCACCGGGCTGTACTCCGCCCTCGGTGACTCGATCCCGATCCTGTGCGTCACGGGCCAGGCCCCGACCGCGGTGATCCACAAGGAGGACTTCCAGGCCGTCGACATCGCCTCGATCGCCCGGCCGGTCACCAAGATGGCCGTCACCGTCCTGGAGGCCGCGCAGGTCCCCGGCGTCTTCCAGCAGGCCTTCCATCTGATGCGCTCGGGCCGACCGGGTCCGGTCCTCATCGACCTGCCCGTCGACGTCCAGCAGACGGAGATCGAGTTCGACCCCGAGACGTACGAGCCCCTCCCGGCGTACCGGCCCTCGGCGACCCGCGCCCAGATCGAGAAGGCGTTCTCCCTCCTCGTCGCGTCGGAGCGGCCGCTGATCGTCGCCGGCGGCGGTGTCATCAATGCCGACGCCTGTGAACTACTCGTGGAATTCGCCGAGTTGACGGGCATTCCGGTCGTCCCGACCCTCATGGGCTGGGGTGTACTGCCCGACGACCACGAACTGAACGCCGGCATGGTGGGCCTGCAGACCTCGCACCGCTACGGCAACGCGACCTTCCTGGAGTCCGACTTCGTCCTCGGCATCGGCAACCGGTGGGCCAACCGGCACACCGGCAGGCTGGACGTCTACACGGCGGGACGCACCTTCGTGCACGTCGACATCGAGCCCACCCAGATCGGCCGGATCTTCGCCCCGGACTACGGCATCGCCTCCGACGCGAAGGCCGCCCTGGAGCTCTTCGTGGAGGTGGCACGGGAGGCCGGGGCGGCCGGCCGGCTGCCCGACCGCTCCGACTGGGCAGCCTCGGCGCAGGAGAAGAGGGCCACCCTCCAGCGCCGTACGCACTTCGACGACATCCCCATCAAGCCGCAGCGCGTCTACGAGGAGATGAACAAGGCCTTCGGGCCGGAGACCCGGTACGTCTCCACCATCGGTCTCTCGCAGATCGCCGGCGCCCAGATGCTGCACGTCTACCGGCCGCGGCACTGGATCAACTGCGGCCAGGCGGGCCCGCTCGGCTGGACGGTCCCGGCCGCCCTCGGGGTCGCCCTGGCCGATCCGGACGCACAGGTCGTCGCCCTCTCCGGCGACTACGACTTCCAGTTCATGATCGAGGAACTGGCCGTCGGCGCGCAGCACCGGATCCCGTACGTCCATGTCCTGGTGAACAACTCGTATCTGGGCCTCATCCGGCAGGCGCAGCGCGCGTTCGACATCGACTTCCAGGTCAAGCTGGAGTTCGAGAACGTCAACTCGCCCGAACTCGGCGTCTACGGCGTCGATCACGTCAAGGTCGTCGAGGGACTCGGCTGCAAGGCGATCCGGGTCACCGATCCGGCCGACCTGGGCGCGGCCTTCGAGCAGGCCAAGAAGCTCGCCGCGGAGTTCCGGGTGCCCGTGGTCGTCGAGGCGATCCTGGAGCGGGTCACGAACATCTCCATGTCGACGACGAACGACATCGGAAACGTCGTCGAGTTCGAGGAGATCGCGACCGAGCCGGCCCACGCGCCGACCTCGATCAGGACGCTGAAGGTCTGA
- a CDS encoding TIGR04222 domain-containing membrane protein: MGDGRPEEPDPYTVALVRGGPRAAVTVAVLALRLRGAVEAGRPGTMRTSRVTPSREHPSARTAHPLERAVHASLYRPAGMGELLRRTAVRKALAELRSEPTRARTFRTFPPGPTLGARRLLRRIRAERPLPTGREGLSGHDVLLAVALYGDAALTVLEPRFAPDAGLLGRGGTADKGLLPHSWGGGSGANYTDGGGGSDSGPA, translated from the coding sequence ATGGGCGACGGCAGGCCGGAGGAACCGGATCCGTACACCGTCGCCCTGGTGCGGGGCGGGCCCCGCGCCGCCGTCACCGTCGCGGTGCTCGCCCTGCGGCTGCGGGGCGCCGTCGAGGCGGGCCGGCCGGGCACGATGCGGACCTCGCGGGTGACCCCGTCGAGGGAGCACCCGTCGGCGCGCACGGCGCATCCACTGGAGCGTGCGGTGCACGCGTCCCTCTACCGGCCCGCCGGCATGGGCGAGTTGCTGCGGCGGACCGCCGTGCGCAAGGCGCTCGCGGAGCTGCGGTCCGAGCCGACCCGGGCCAGGACGTTCAGGACCTTCCCTCCCGGCCCCACCCTCGGCGCCCGGCGTCTCCTGCGGCGGATCCGGGCCGAACGGCCCCTGCCCACCGGCCGGGAGGGCCTGTCGGGACACGACGTGCTCCTCGCGGTCGCCCTGTACGGCGACGCGGCCCTCACCGTCCTGGAGCCGCGCTTCGCCCCGGACGCGGGGCTGCTGGGGCGCGGCGGCACGGCCGACAAGGGGCTGCTGCCGCATTCCTGGGGCGGCGGGAGCGGCGCGAACTACACCGACGGCGGAGGCGGCTCGGACTCGGGACCCGCCTGA